Genomic window (Deltaproteobacteria bacterium):
CATCGTGGACGCCATGTCGCTGATCGTGCACCGCGACAAGGCCTACGGGCGCGGCCGCGACATGGTCCAGCGCATGCGCGAAATGATCCCGCGGCAGCTCTTCGAGGTGGTCATCCAGGCGGCCATCGGCAGCCGGGTGATCGCGCGGGAGTCGGTGAAGGCGCTGCGCAAGAACGTCACCGCCAAGTGCTACGGCGGCGACATCACGCGCAAGCGCAAGCTCCTGGAACGGCAGAAGGAAGGCAAGAAGCGCATGAAGTCGGTGGGCCGGGTGGAGATTCCGCAGGAGGCGTTCCTCGCCGCCCTCAAGGTCTGATTCAAAGTTGCCGGTTAAGCTGTTAAATTCAGGAACGGTTTCCAAGACCCATCCCTGATACGAAAGAGACATCAAGGACGCCCAGTGGCCAGACTTTCAAAGCCTCGGAAATCCGTGTTCCGCGAGTACACGGAAGCCATCCTCATCGCCCTGATCGCGGCGCTGTTCCTGCGCGCGTTCGTGGTGCAGGCGTTCAAGATACCCTCGGGCTCCATGATTCCCACGCTGGTCATCGGCGACCATATCCTGGTCAACAAGCTGTCCTACGGCGTCCGCCTCCCGGACCTGAACTGGGTGCCTTTCGCCGGATGCGTCGATTTGGCAAGGGGTTCCCACGTCGTGAACTGGGACGCGCCGGAACGCGGCGACGTGGTCGTCTTCATCTACCCGCAGGATCGCTGCAAGGACTTCATCAAGCGGGTGGTGGGGGTGCCCGGCGACGAGGTCGTGATCCGGGACAAGAAGGTCTTCATCAACGGGGAGCCCGTGGAGGATTCGCACGCTCACTTCGAGGACCAGGGCATGACCCTGGGCGCGGGCCATCTGCGTGACAACCTCGGCCCCGTCAAGGTGCCGGAAGGCCACGTGTTCGTCATGGGCGACAACCGTGACCGCAGCTTCGACAGCCGGTTCTGGGGCTTCGTGCCCATCAACGACGTGCGCGGCCGGGCCTTCGTCAAGTACTGGTCCTGGGACTCGGAGAGGGAGCAAGGCTCGTGGCAGCGGCTCCGCTGGTGGCGCATCGGCGGACTCATCTACTGACCCTTCACACTAGTGTTGCGTTTGGGAAATACGTTGACGAATCTGCTTGTCCTTTTTGCCGTCGGCTGCGTTGCTCTTCCTCGCGTGGTGCCCGCCACTGCTCGTCATCGCGCCTTGCCGACGACAAAAATTCCTGCGCATATTCGTCAACGTATTTCCCAAACGCAACACTAGCGTTCACTCGTTCACACCATGAAAGCCATACTCACCCTGGCCGACGGGACCTCGTTTACCGGCCGCGCCTTCGGCGGTGAAGGAGAGGCCGCCGGAGAGGTCGTCTTCAACACCAGCATGACGGGATACCAGGAGATCCTCACCGATCCTTCCTACGAGGGTCAGCTCGTCACCATGACCTACCCCGAGATCGGCAACGTCGGCGTCAACCCCGAGGACGACGAATCGAACCGGCCGTACGTCAAGGGCTTCATCGTCAAGGAATACTGCCCCGTGCCCAGCAGTTGGCGCGCCACCCAAGCGCTGCACGTCTACATGCGGCAGCACGGCATCGTGGGCATCGAAGGGGTGGATACGCGCTCCCTGGTGACCCACATACGCGAGCGCGGCGCCCAGGAGGGGATCATCTCCACGGTCAGCCGGGACGCGGCGGAACTGGCCACGAAAGCACAACAAATAGAAGGGGTTGTCGGCCGGGATCTGGTAAAGAACGTCACCTGCC
Coding sequences:
- the lepB gene encoding signal peptidase I encodes the protein MARLSKPRKSVFREYTEAILIALIAALFLRAFVVQAFKIPSGSMIPTLVIGDHILVNKLSYGVRLPDLNWVPFAGCVDLARGSHVVNWDAPERGDVVVFIYPQDRCKDFIKRVVGVPGDEVVIRDKKVFINGEPVEDSHAHFEDQGMTLGAGHLRDNLGPVKVPEGHVFVMGDNRDRSFDSRFWGFVPINDVRGRAFVKYWSWDSEREQGSWQRLRWWRIGGLIY